The following proteins are encoded in a genomic region of Burkholderia pyrrocinia:
- the sodC gene encoding superoxide dismutase [Cu-Zn] has translation MKQRHHGARAGRARCALLAAAALGLLAGCSSFSSSHEKRADAQLQPTVGSQARGAVTFVERPDGVQVTYNLVGLPPNSDHALQVHERGDCNAGDGSSAGQVFAPAADRLRAGARVAGDLGNIHADANGVAAGFIVAPDLALDGVRSALNRAALVHRESSDPAFPQHGAGAALACGVIR, from the coding sequence ATGAAACAACGACATCACGGCGCGCGCGCCGGCCGCGCGCGGTGCGCGCTGCTGGCCGCCGCCGCGCTGGGCCTGCTGGCCGGCTGCAGCTCCTTTTCCTCGTCGCACGAAAAACGGGCCGACGCACAACTGCAGCCGACGGTCGGCTCGCAGGCACGCGGCGCGGTGACGTTCGTCGAGCGTCCGGACGGTGTCCAGGTCACCTACAACCTGGTCGGCCTGCCGCCCAACAGCGATCACGCGCTGCAGGTGCACGAGCGCGGCGACTGCAACGCGGGCGACGGCTCGAGCGCCGGCCAGGTGTTCGCGCCGGCCGCCGATCGCCTGCGCGCGGGTGCCCGCGTCGCCGGCGATCTCGGCAACATCCATGCGGATGCGAACGGCGTCGCGGCCGGCTTCATCGTCGCCCCCGATCTGGCCCTCGATGGCGTGCGCTCGGCGCTGAACCGCGCGGCGCTGGTGCACCGCGAATCGAGCGATCCCGCGTTTCCGCAGCATGGCGCGGGGGCCGCGCTCGCCTGCGGCGTGATCCGTTGA